The following nucleotide sequence is from uncultured Draconibacterium sp..
AAGTCATCAAATGGGAGACAGGGATTATGTCTCGTTGCGACGGGCTGTTTTTGCATCTACACATCTGGTTCTTACGGTAATGTCACTATCTGCAATACTATTTATATTGGCCAGACACATACTTCCGTTACTGTTTACTACCGATGAAAATGTTATTGAAGTAGCAGCCGGTTTATTAATAATTGCTGCCGTGTTTCAGCTCTTCGATGGATTACAGGTTATTATGCAAAGTTCGCTGCGTGGAATGGCAGATGTAACGACACCAATGCTAATTGCATTTATTGCTTATCTGTTAATCGGTATTCCAACCAGTTATGTTTTTACGTTTGTTTTAGATGCTGGGCCTCAGGGAATTTGGTATGGTTATTTGGTTGGTTTGGGAACCGCAGGAATATTGTTTTACATCCGGTTTATGCGCTTGCTGAAACGTTTTGCCTGATTCACTTTTTACCAAAAAAAAGCGGGTTATCTTTTGTTGATAACCCGATTGTTCATAGTCTAGTTTAGTTAGATCAGAAAACTTATTGGTCTAATAGAGAAAAGGTAGTTCTAATAAGTATCTAAATCGTTTTATTCATATAAGGCACCGCTAATATAGTATAAAAATGATTTAAATCTTAAGTATTTTTTAAAATTAATTAATGTTTGTTAAAAAGGTCTTGTTGATAATGCTTATGGTCCTGATTGTCAGTGTTTGTGATATTGACAATATGTTTTAGAATAGTTTTGGTCTTTTTTGAAAAAAATCGCTATTTATTCGAAAAATGCAAATTAAATGGATGTGATGATAAAAATCATGTTCTTATAGTTGTGTAAAGCATCAAGAAATAAAATAGCATTTTGTATCATTTTCGGGTAAATAATTAGGTTTTGCAGCTTAATTGTTTGACATCTTTCAAGGTTATACCTGCAAAATCTTAAATAGAATCCGGTATTATTATAGAACAACTACATGCAATTTTACAGGAATATAGAAACAAATAAAGTTAGGTGCTATTTTATTTGGTACGAATAGTTACAGATCGTATTTTTAATAAAAATCTTAAAAGCGGCAACAAAGCCGGTGTTCAATTTGCAAATAGCTAATTCTTTAAAAAATGAAAGCAGTAGTATTAACCGGTATCCGGCAGATGAAGTTAACAGAGACCGCTGATCCTGAGTTAACCAACGAGAGCGATGTTAAGATAAAAATCTCAACCGTTGGGGTCTGTGGATCAGATATTCATTATTACTCGGAAGGAAAGATCGGCTCGCAAGTAGTTGAATACCCGTTTAAAGTAGGGCACGAGTGCTCGGGGGTAATTGTTGAAACAGGTAAAGCTGTAACAAATGTACAAGTTGGCGACCTGGTGGTTGTTGATCCGTCGGTGCATTGCGGCACTTGTGATCAGTGTTTAGCCGGCCGCCCGCATACGTGCCGGAATAATAAGTTTTTAGGCTGCCCCGGACAAATTGAAGGATGTTTGTCGGAATATATTATTATGCCATCGTTTACTTGTTTCCCGGTTACCGATAAATTGAATGCCAGGCAGGCAGCATTAATCGAACCACTTTCAATTGGAGTATATGCTGTTAAGCTGGCTCATATTCAGAAAAAGAAAACATCGGTTGGAATTTTTGGGGCCGGTCCGATTGGTTTGAGTATTCTGCTAAAATTGGTGGCCGACGAAATAAACAATGTAGGAGTTATTGAGCCACTGGATTACCGCTTGAGTAAAGCCGATGAAATTGGTGCATCGTGGTTAATAAATCCTACGAATGAAGATGTGGAAGCTGCTGTGCAAAAACAGGAAGAACTTTTGCTTGATGTGGTTTTTGAAGCCAGTGGCGAACAGGAAGCAGTAAATAATGCCATTAAAATTCTGAAACCGGGAGGAAAACTGGTATTGGTTGGTATTCCGCCGGATGCGCGATATGTTTTCGATATGGATTTAATGCGCCGAAAGGAATTAACAGTAATAAATGTACGCCGTCAAAACCATTGTGTTGAAGAGGCCATCGAGCTGGTAATTTCCGGAACGGTGCAAGTTTCAAAAATGGTGACGCACGAATTTACACTGGAAGAAACGCCGGTGGCTTTCGATATGGTTGAGGGGTATAAATTTGGAGCAATAAAGGCAATGATAAATTTCTAATAAAGAAAAAAAGGAAGCATTTGCTTCCTTTTTTTTATCCTATTAAAATCTTTATACGTTGTAAGTTGACGATGCTGTATTGCCACCACGGCCTGTCCAGTTGGTGTGGAAAAATTCGCCACGTGGTTTATCAACTCTTTCGTAGGTATGTGCTCCGAAATAGTCGCGTTGTGCCTGAAGTAAGTTGGCAGGCAAACGTTCGCTGCGGAAACCATCGAAGTAACACAGTGCCGAAGTTAGTGCAGGTACAGGAATACCGTTTGCCAATGCAGTTGCACAAACACGACGCCAGCCTGCCTGGGCTTCTTCAACTTTTTGTTTGAAGAAAGGATCGAGTAGTAAGTTTGGCAACTCCGGATTGTTATCAAATGCTTTCTTGATATCTGCAAGGAAAACCGAACGAATAATACAACCACCACGCCACATCAGGGCAATTCCACCGTAATTCAGGTTCCAGCCGTGTTCGCTGGCAGCTTCCATCATCAGGTTATAACCTTGTGCGTACGAAATTATTTTTGCACCTAACAATGCACTTTCAATATCGTCGATAAATTGTTGTTTATCACCTTTAAACTCCGGTTTGGGGCCTTCAATTACTTTTGATGCCTGAACGCGCAGATCTTTCTGGGCCGATAGACAACGGGCAAAAACCGATTCGCCGATCAAGGTTAAAGGAATACCCAGATCAAGTGCTGAAATACCTGTCCATTTTCCGGTACCTTTTTGTCCGGCAGTGTCAAGGATCATTTCAACAGTTTCCTCGCCGTTTTCATCTTTATAACCTAAAATATCGCGTGTAATTTCAATAAGGTAACTATCTAAAATACCTTCGTTCCATTTTGTGAATACTTCGTGCATTTCATCGTTGCTCATTCCCAGCAATTCTTTCATTAACTGGTAGGCCTCGGTGATAATCTGCATATCGCCATATTCGATTCCGTTGTGTACCATTTTTACAAAATGGCCGGCACCACCTTCGCCAACCCAGTCGCAACAAGCTTCGCCACTTTCAACTTTTGCCGATACAGCCTGGAAAATCTCTTTGACATGCGGCCATGCAGCAGGCGATCCACCCGGCATGATAGACGGGCCTTTTAATGCACCTTCTTCGCCACCTGAAACACCCGTTCCGATGTATAATAATCCTTTGCTTTCCACATAATTTGTACGACGGATTGTATCGGGGAAATGTGAATTTCCGCCATCGATAATAATATCGCCCGGCTCAAGATGGGGGATAACCATATCGATAAAGTCATCAACCGGTTGACCGGCTTTTACCAGCATCATTACTTTACGCGGCTTTTCCAACGTGGCACAAAAATCTTCAATTGAGTGTGCTCCAATAAAGTTTTTGCCGGCTCCTCTGCCATTTACAAATTTGTCAACCTTCTCAACCGTACGGTTGTATACGGCCACGGTGTAGCCTTTGCTTTCCATGTTTAGCACCAGGTTTTCGCCCATTACGGCTAACCCGATCAAACCAATGTCTGCTAATTTCTTCATGCTATTGCGTATTATTTGTTTTTAATTTGAAATCCTAATTCTTTCAGTTTTTCCAAAGTTTTTATTTCAATATTTTTTGCTTCGATGGTATACGTATTAAACTCCCGACGAACTGGATAATCACCCCGCAATTGTTCAAACTTAAGCGGTGAATCCCGAAGGTCGTCGTCATCGTTTTCAATATCATAAGTGCTCAAAATGGCTTCTGCCAAAACGGAATATTCACGACGTTGGTTGCCATCAATTTTAATGATTGTAGTTGCAGGTAGTTCAACATCAGTTGGTGCCCAATTGTTGATGCCCAAATCAAAAAAACGGCTAATGGCCTGTACACTCATTTTTGTTCCGTTGGCTTTCCCGTCTTTTGAATAGCCTGCAATGTGCGGTGTGCCGTACTCACAAAGGTTTAACAGATCGAGATTTATATCCGGTTCATTCTCCCAGCAATCGGCAATAAAACCTTTGATATCACTCGCTTCAATGGCATTGTAGATGGCTTCTGAATCACAAACTTCACCACGACACGAATTTATTATTAACGGATTTTTCCTGAGGTTTTGCAAAAAGTCTTCATCTACCATATGAAAAGTAGCATCTTCGCCGGTCATGTTTAAAGGAACATGAAAGGTAATAATGTCGGCTTCGTTTTGAATTGTCTCCAGCGAAACAAATTCGCTACTTCCTTCTGTTCGTTCACGTGGAGGGTCGTTCAACAGAACATTCATTCCAAGAATTTTGCAGGTTTTTTCAATGCGTTTCCCAACATTTCCTACGCCAACAATTCCGATTGTTAATCCTGTAAGATCTGTTCTTTTGCGCATTGCCCATGAGCATAACGCAGAAGCAATGTATTGATTAACACTCTCTGCGTTACATCCTGGCGCATTTGTCCATTCAATTCCTGTTTGCTTGCAATAATCCGTATCGATGTGATCGAAACCAATAGTTGCCGTAGCTATATATTTTACTTTCGAACCCCGAAGCAATTTCTCATTGCAAATGGTTCTTGTTCGTGTAATAATTGCGTCTGCATCTTTTACAACTTCGGGAGTAGTTTCACTTCCCGGAAGGTAGACAACTTCGGCAAAAGGTTCAAGTGCACCTTTTATGTATGGTATTTTATTGTCAATAATTATTTTCATCGTTTCAATGCTGCGCCTAATGTGTTTCATTGTAATAATCTTTGACCATCTCATCAAGGACCCAACTGGTGCGTGCTGCCGATTTGCCGGTGCTCACACATTTGCCATCTCCCAGTAATTCATTTACAAGCTGTTCAACAAGGTTTTGCGAGATGTGCTGCGGATTATCAAAACTTAGCTTTTCTGTTCCTTTTTGGTTTTTTACAATAAGGTCGCCATGGTTGAAACAAGGCAAACAAATTTCGCCTTTTTCTCCAATAATTTGAATATAATCTTCCTCCGAGTTTTCATCAACAACAAAACACCAGCTTCCGGTTCCAACAACCCCCGATTCGTGTGTCCAGACTCCGGTAACCGTATCTTCGGCAGGGTAGAGGCCCGCTTGATTAACAGCTTGTCCTTTTACCTCGGTGATTTTTCCAAAAACAAAATCAAGGTAATCCAGTTGGTGTGATGCCAGATCGAAAAAATGTCCGCCACCGGCAATCTCCGGGAAAACATGCCAGTGCATTTCTTCCGGTCTTTGGTTGGCTTCGGGAGCTTGTTTATACAATTTAATATTCACCATTAACGGCTTGCCAATACTTCCATTCTCTACCAGTTCTTTTACTTTCAAAAACGCAGGTAAAGTTCGTCGGTAGTAAGCCACCCACAACGGAGTTTTTGTTTTCTCAGCAACTTGAAGCATCTCCAAACATTCGGCATAATTGCGCGCCATGGGTTTTTCAACGTAAACCGGTTTCCCGGCTTTTAAGGCCTCAATGGCGTACGATGCATGTGTATCGGGAGGAGTGGCAATATAAACGGCATCCACTTCGGGATCGTTGATCAATGCCGAACCATCACTGTACCATTTCGGAACATTATGGCGACGAGCATAATCTTCAGCCTTTTCCTTATTTCGGCGCATAACGGCAACCAGTTTTGAGTTTTCGACCTTGTAGAAAGCCGGTCCACTTTTTACTTCAGTTACATTGCCAACACCGATTATTCCCCAATTGATGCTTTTCATGCTATTCTTTTGCTAATAATCAAAGCGTTCTCGGTATGCCCATAATCCAATTGCAGGATTCGAAATATAAAAAATTTCTTCACCATCGGGCATCGTATTGAATCCGTCTTTTAGTTTTCCAGGATCATATTTGGCTGTTACGTCATCGTAATCCCCATATTTGAAACCGACACTTTCTATTTCCTGTTGTGTCAGATTGCCCTCTTTCTTTCCGGGGCAGTAGGTGATGTTAAAACGACCTTCAGACGAGCCATGTATAAGGTGGGCTGCTGCTCCCAAGCTATTCTGCAGATCTTCGTTCTCTTTCACCAGTTTTAAAGTGTGAGGTGTCCCAAAGTACCCGTATTTGCGGATGAGAGCATCAATTTGTGTATCTTCACCAAATTCTTTTAAGGCAGGAGCCAAAACGATCAATTCAGCGCCATCGGCCAATGCCATGCGCGTACGATAGATACTTTTGTTACCCAGCCAGGTACTTTTAAATTCGGTAGGATCGAGCCAGACCACAGCTTTTTTGATTGGTTTTTCTACCATTTCGAAGTTTACTTCCAGCGAAAGTTTTGCCGCTTTATCAAAAACCTCAAAATCGTCGCCGATAAAAAGCCCGTAAGTTTGTAGTTTGCCGTCCTGGTTTAAGCCAACCACCGTTTGCACATAAACAATTGGCAGGTGGTTTGAAAAATGTTCAGAGGCATAATTAAAAATCTTCCGAACAGGCGTATCGGCACGGCCCATCATACGTTCCATACCATAGGCAGCGCCAATGTAGTGGCTTTTGTTAATGCCTTCGGCACCACCGGTTCCTACAAATATATTTTTATTGTAATTGGCCATCCCAACCACTTCGTGCGGAACAACCTGACCAATTGATAGAATCAGATCGTAATTGCCTTCAACCAGAATTTTGTTTACCTGTGCCGGCCACGAATAATTGACAGCTCCTTCCGAAACTTCTTTGACAAATTCAGCAGGAACGGTGCCCAGTGTAATCACATCGTTTCGCCAGTCGTGGTCGCGAATCAGTTCAGTTGGCATTTTCCCAAACATGTGGCTGATTTGCTCCATCGTCATAGGCGTGTGCGTTCCCAACGCCGGAAGTACATCGGTTAACCGTTCACCAAAATACTCCCATGTAAATTCGGTCAGCTCGCCCGCACGCGAGGGGAGACGCGTGTAATCGGGAGGAACAGCCAAAACCTTTTGTTTGGCTCCTATTTTTTCAAAGGCAGCGAAAAGACCATTTTTCAGATCATCAGCACTGAGGGCCGTTTCGGCAGAACCTTTTTCGAAATATATCATTTTGATCTGTTTTAAAATTTAATGATCAGCGTTTAACACGTGCATTACCGCCCCAAACGCTCCACACCTGTTCTTCGTCGGCAGGTTGTACATAGTCGGTTAAAAAAGTGGTAGCCAATGCTCCTGTTGCCCAGCCAAATTGTGGCCATTTTCCAGGTTCCCAGTCTTTTAAGATACCATACAGCATTCCTCCAACAAAACCGTCGCCACCACCAATGCGGTCGAGTACGTGGATGGTACGTGGTTCAACTACATGCCAGTTATCGCCTTCCAGCATAATCGCTCCCCAATGGTGTTCGTTTACGCTGATAACTTCTCGTAAGGTGGTTGCAAAAACCGATGCGTTTGGAAAGGTTTCTTTTACGCGGGTAATAAGTCCTTTAAAACCATCAATTTTGGCATGTAAACCTTCGCCTCCGGCTGGAGGTCCTTCTATTCCAAAACAAAGCTGGAAATCTTCTTCGTTACCGATAAGAATATCAGAAACCGATGCAATTTCAGTAAAGTCTTTTCGAAGCTGTTCTTCGCGGCCTTTCCAGAATGAAGCCCGATAATTCAGGTCGAACGAAATTTTAGTACCGTGTTTTTTTGCGACTCTTGCTACTTCAAGGCAAAACTGTGTAGTTTCGGGCGAGAGTGCACCAATTAATCCTGACAGGTGTACGAGTTGCACACCTTCTTCTCCGAAAATCCGTTCCAGATCGAAGTCCTTTACATTTAATGTACGGCCAACTTCACCGGCGCGGTCGTTAAATACACGTGGTCCGCGGCTGCCGTATCCACTGTCGGCAATATTTATCTGGTGGCGGTAACCCCACGGATTTCCTTGTTCCACCTCCGGACCCTCGTAGTCCATGTGTCGGGATTTTAAATTGCTCTGAATAAGTTTTGCAATGGGACTATCTTTTACAAATGTAGTCAACACTTTAACCGGCAATCCCAGGTACGATGAGATGCTTGCAACATTGGTCTCGGCACTGGTAACGTACAAAGTGAATTTATCGCTTGAGTGAACCGGTTGACCGTTTTCCGGTGTAATGCGTGTTCCCATACTTGTTGGAACCAGCATGGCATATTTACAATTTTGTTTCAGTTTCATATATATTATTTTTTTTACTACAATTAGTTGTGTTGCTCCAGCAAACTGCTTTTAATGATTTGTCAGGACTCAAATTCTCTCGCTAAACGCCACCAAATGCACTGTATCCACCGTCAACCGGGATAACAATTCCGGTAATAAAGTTTGAAACGTCAGAGATCAGGAAAAGTGTTGCGCCCTGAAGATCTTCAGGTTCCCCAAATTTCCCCATTGGTGTATTGTCAACAATTTTTTGTCCGCGAGGAGAGTAGTTGCCTGTTTTTTCATCCATTACCAAAAAGCGGTTCTGGTGGGTGATAAAAAAACCGGGGGCAATAGCATTTACCCGAATTCCAACTTTTGCAAGATGCACCGACAGCCACTCTGTAAAATTATTGATAGACGCTTTTGCGGCCGAGTAAGCCGGAATCTTGGTCAGTGGTTTGTACGAGTTCATCGATGAAACATTGAGCACAACACCTTTTCTATTTTCAAGCATATCGCGGGTAAAAACCATTGTTGGTAGCAATGTCCCTTTAAAATTCAGGGCAAAAACCTTATCGAAACCTTCCATCTCCAAACCATAAAAGGTATCCTCAAGGTTATCAATGTTGTCCTCGGTTATGGTCTCTACTTTTGTTGTTGCCTGCGGGCTGTTTCCACCAGCACCATTTATTAAAATATCAATTGGCCCCAATCGTTTGTTGATCTCAGTTTTGGCAAACTCAAGCGATTCTTTATCGAGCACATTGGCAGCAACACCAATTACTTCAGCTCCTGATTCTGCCGCGATCTCGGCAGCAACTTTATCGGCTACTTCTTTATTAATATCGGCGATGGCGATTTTGGTGCCAACCGATGCAATTGCTTTTACCATGGCGGTTCCCAAAACTCCAGCGCCACCGGTAATTACGCATACTTTGTCTTTTAAATCGTTAAATGATAGTGCCTGCATAATATCTATTTAAATTCTTTGTAATAATCAACATTTTCTTTGGTAACAATGTCAATGGGGGTGTAACTTTCGTCTTGTATTTCACGTTTTTGAACGATGCTTCTGAACAGTTTGTTCACCGAATTGTAGCCCTGTTCTTCGGGGCGCTGGCAGATAAGGAATTGAACCAGGTCTTCTTTCAGGTATTTAATGTTTTCTTTAATGAGGTCGTGTCCGATTACTTTAATGTCTTTGATATTTAGTTTTTTCAGTAAGCGGCCCACATAAAACACTTTCGAGTTGGTGACCAAAATTCCTTTAATATTCTTCTCCGAAATATTTTTTTCTACTTTTTGCATCCATTTATCCGAATTGGTATCCGGAATTTCAATGGTGAACAGGTCGTGGTTGTTGTCTTTTTTTTGTTTAAACCAGTCGTGGATTCCCTTTTCGCGCTGCACCAGGTGGTTCTGATTATCCATTTCTTTTGCAAAATGAATAACAAGAATATTTCCGTCGTTCAACATCAGGTCGAGTAATTTTCCCGACACCAACCCACTTTGATAAGAATTCTGTCCGATATAACTGAGCTGTCCAACATCCTTAATATTCGAATCGATAAAAACAAAAGGAATTTCCAGTTCTTTTAACTTTTCGATAAAAATGGCAGCCTCTTTTTTGAAAAAGGGAGCCAACACAACGCCATCAGGTTTCATGGCAAGCACTTTATTTGCTTCTTCGACAAAACTTTTTGAATCGGCCTGGTTAAAGGTAAACGACTCAATTTGTAACCCGTATTGCGGCAACTCTGAAATACGTTTTTTTATACCTTTAATCGGTTTTGTCCAATATCCATCTCTTGCCGGAGGTTGGGGGAGAAGCGTTGCAAATGTGGCCGATTTTTTTGAAGCAAGCGTACTTGCCAAAATATTGGGCTGGTAGTTTAATTCTTTAACAATTTCAAGAATTTTCTTTTTGGTTGCTTCTGCAACCTCCCCACGGTTATGCAAAACCCTGTCGACAGTGCCAATCGAGACCTTTGCTCTTTCGGCAATATCCTTAATTCGTATTTGTTTATTTAGTTCGATAGCGCTTCTGATTTTAAGATTTAAAAATGAAGGTTTTGTTACTCGCTTCCAAAACTAAACAAAAATATCAGTATTGCCGTGTACGAACACGGAAAAATATTTCAAAAATGCTCAGCAACATTTTGAAAAAGAAATTTCCTTAAAATTTAGCCAGGTTTTCGTCGGGCTTTTCTTCCAGCAGATGTGGATTTTTCAACAGGAATTTAATGTGTCGGAACAGGCGTCCTCCATGCGAGCCGTCAACAACACGATGGTCGAGCGTGGCAGATAGTAACATGATTCGGCGCGGAACGATTTCCCCGTTAACAACTGCAGGTTTATTCTGAACGGATCCCAGTATCATTACCAGTGATACATTCGACGATGGAAGTAACGAACCATAACCGGTATCGAGTCCAACGGTCCCAATATTTGAAACCACGTATGAACCAAAACTGTTTGAATCGAGACCGATTCCCGGTAACGAAATTCCCCAATCGATAGTAAGTACACGATACAGGCGGAATAACCACTTGCGGAAAGGCCACGGAACCCGCGCCAGCATATTTTTCGATTGCATTTCGTCGCGTTCGTTTCCTTGTCGCGACTGGCGGATATGTTCTGCAATTTCGTCGGTAACTTCCTGAATGGTGCGCTGATCGGCATTTTCAACTTTTACTGAGCCCATTTCTCCTCCGGCCAGTAAAACACTAACTACACCATCAACCTGTTTGCGTTGGGCAATTTTTGAGCCCTTTACAAACGTATTCAGTTCTGGTACTTCGTTTCTGATTGCCCTTCCAATAATAAGTGTGATAATATAAGTAAGGGTAGTTTTTAAGCCTTCCTTTCTCTTTTTGGCAATGTATTTTTCAATATCGGTAACATCCAACTCTACCATTCCATAAATTTTGGAATCGGTAGGTTTTTTGTAAATAGTTGACGCTACTTTGCGCCAGTCTGAATTATAATCAATTTGCTCCATATAACGATTTTAGGTATCAATCGTTTCCTGTTTAAAAATTGATAATTGCGGCTTTAGGGCGCAAATGTAATCGTTTCTATGGAAATCCATTAAGAAAAGGGGCAACGATTCACTTTTTATATACGCAATCATTATTTCTATTCCACTTTGTTTTCAATAGTTTGCAGATACTTAATGTCTTATTTACTCTTAAAATCATAAAATAATTAAAGAAGGGATGTCATGAAACAGTTTGCTAATTGCATAAAAAGCATACTTTTGTGAGCTTAAACTAAGCTGTAACTAAACTAATTTGCTTTCCATTAATGAAACTCAATCTTGAATCTATATTATTCAGGAAATTTAAAGAAGGTGATTATTCGGCCTTCAACGAGATATTCTCAAAGTACTACCAACCGCTTTTCCTTTTTACCCGAAAATTTGTTGAAGAGGACCTTGCGAAGGACTTTGTGCAGGATTGTTTTTACGAGCTTTGGAAAAACAGGAAACGAATCGAATTAAAAACTACTTTGTCGGCTTATCTTTTTTCAATAGTAAAAAATCGTTGCTATAAATATTTCGAGAAAGAAAAATTCAGGGCAGGAAAACAGAGCGAGATCGAATTTCAGTTAAAACAAGAAGAAATAAATTATTTCCTACATTCTGAAAAAAGTATTCTTGAGTTTGAAATCAGGGACCGTATTCAAAACACATTAGAAAAGTTACCTCCAAAATGTGCTGAAATATTTCATGATAGTCGTTTTAATGGCTTGACAAACAAAGAGATTGCACATAAGTACGACCTGTCGGTAAAGACGGTTGAAAAACACATATCGAAAGCCCTTAAAATCTTTCACGAAGAATTTAAAGACTTCAATATTTCCTATTATCTGCTGATTCTTAAAAATAATTAGTACCCGAGGTAGGGTTATCTGTTCCAAAAATACTCTTATTAAAAATGAACGACAAAAACACTGAAAATATAGATCAGGTTATTCTGCATTTTATTCAAGGAAATGCAGACAAGGAAGAAAAAGCCGCATTGATGAGCTGGCTAAATGAAAATCCGGCGAATAGAAAGAAACTATTCAAGGAGAAAGATATTTGGAATGCAGCAGAAATTGATTCGGACAGGTTGAAAGCTTTGGAAAACACGGAATGGCTGGAATTAGAAAACCGAATAAATTCTTCAAAAGTAAAAAAAGGCAACTTTAAAGAGCTGTTAAAAATTGCAGCAATTGTTGTAGTGGCTCTGGGAGTTGGTTGGATGAGTCATTTTATTTATTCGGAGAGTGCATCAGCGCGCAAAGTAGAAATGCGTACCGTTGAAGCCATAAAAGGACAAATAAAAGAAGTGTTTTTGGCCGATGGAACACACGTATGGCTGAATGCCGGATCGCAGCTTACTTTTCCATCGGATTTTACTGAAAAGAACCGGGAGATCAGCTTGCATGGTGAGGCTTATTTTGAGGTTACTTCGAGTGAGAAGAATCCGTTCCTGGTAAAAACAGGCAATCACACCGTAAAAGTTACCGGAACCAAGTTTAATATCTGCGAGTATCCCGAAGATAAAAAGATTGAGACCACCCTGGTGGAAGGAAAAGTTAAAATCATATCGGGCAATTTCTTTAAGGATTTGTATCCCGGCGAACAGGCAACTTTTTACACCGAAACGGCCGAGGTTGTAATAGGCGAAAAAGACTTTGATATATACACTGCCTGGCGCGAAGGACGTTACGAATTCCGCAACGAATCAGTCGACAAGGTTTTTAAAATTATGGAGCGCTGGTGGGATGTAGAAATTGATTACCCACAAGACGAATTTAAATACGAATATATCTCAGGAGTACTGAGAAAACATAAACCAATTGAACAGCATTTTGAAGTTATCAACGAGTTAGTGCCAATAAACTACCAAATTGATAAAGATAATATTACGGTGAAGCTGAAATAGTATTTCACAAATTTTATTTAACAAACTAGCTAACTAAAACAACTTCTGCCTATGAAATGAGACACCTATGCATCTAAAAAAACGGGAAATACGCCACATACTTCCCGCTTAAAATTACTAATGTAAATTTTTGATTTATAAACTAAAATCGTAGCGAAACTATGAAAAAAAAACTAATCCACCTCTTTCTTTTTGAAAGAAGGAAGGGGCGAAAACTGTTTCTTGTTATGAAACTATCCCTTTTTTTAATTCTAATAAGTTTAGTCAGTGCATCGGCTAGTGTTTATTCGCAATCAGTGCGGATTGACATGGAGTTACATGATGCAAGTCTTGAAAACGTTTTTCAATCCATTCAAGACCAAACAGA
It contains:
- a CDS encoding alcohol dehydrogenase catalytic domain-containing protein; translation: MKAVVLTGIRQMKLTETADPELTNESDVKIKISTVGVCGSDIHYYSEGKIGSQVVEYPFKVGHECSGVIVETGKAVTNVQVGDLVVVDPSVHCGTCDQCLAGRPHTCRNNKFLGCPGQIEGCLSEYIIMPSFTCFPVTDKLNARQAALIEPLSIGVYAVKLAHIQKKKTSVGIFGAGPIGLSILLKLVADEINNVGVIEPLDYRLSKADEIGASWLINPTNEDVEAAVQKQEELLLDVVFEASGEQEAVNNAIKILKPGGKLVLVGIPPDARYVFDMDLMRRKELTVINVRRQNHCVEEAIELVISGTVQVSKMVTHEFTLEETPVAFDMVEGYKFGAIKAMINF
- the gnd gene encoding decarboxylating NADP(+)-dependent phosphogluconate dehydrogenase translates to MKKLADIGLIGLAVMGENLVLNMESKGYTVAVYNRTVEKVDKFVNGRGAGKNFIGAHSIEDFCATLEKPRKVMMLVKAGQPVDDFIDMVIPHLEPGDIIIDGGNSHFPDTIRRTNYVESKGLLYIGTGVSGGEEGALKGPSIMPGGSPAAWPHVKEIFQAVSAKVESGEACCDWVGEGGAGHFVKMVHNGIEYGDMQIITEAYQLMKELLGMSNDEMHEVFTKWNEGILDSYLIEITRDILGYKDENGEETVEMILDTAGQKGTGKWTGISALDLGIPLTLIGESVFARCLSAQKDLRVQASKVIEGPKPEFKGDKQQFIDDIESALLGAKIISYAQGYNLMMEAASEHGWNLNYGGIALMWRGGCIIRSVFLADIKKAFDNNPELPNLLLDPFFKQKVEEAQAGWRRVCATALANGIPVPALTSALCYFDGFRSERLPANLLQAQRDYFGAHTYERVDKPRGEFFHTNWTGRGGNTASSTYNV
- the pdxB gene encoding 4-phosphoerythronate dehydrogenase PdxB: MKHIRRSIETMKIIIDNKIPYIKGALEPFAEVVYLPGSETTPEVVKDADAIITRTRTICNEKLLRGSKVKYIATATIGFDHIDTDYCKQTGIEWTNAPGCNAESVNQYIASALCSWAMRKRTDLTGLTIGIVGVGNVGKRIEKTCKILGMNVLLNDPPRERTEGSSEFVSLETIQNEADIITFHVPLNMTGEDATFHMVDEDFLQNLRKNPLIINSCRGEVCDSEAIYNAIEASDIKGFIADCWENEPDINLDLLNLCEYGTPHIAGYSKDGKANGTKMSVQAISRFFDLGINNWAPTDVELPATTIIKIDGNQRREYSVLAEAILSTYDIENDDDDLRDSPLKFEQLRGDYPVRREFNTYTIEAKNIEIKTLEKLKELGFQIKNK
- a CDS encoding Gfo/Idh/MocA family oxidoreductase, which translates into the protein MKSINWGIIGVGNVTEVKSGPAFYKVENSKLVAVMRRNKEKAEDYARRHNVPKWYSDGSALINDPEVDAVYIATPPDTHASYAIEALKAGKPVYVEKPMARNYAECLEMLQVAEKTKTPLWVAYYRRTLPAFLKVKELVENGSIGKPLMVNIKLYKQAPEANQRPEEMHWHVFPEIAGGGHFFDLASHQLDYLDFVFGKITEVKGQAVNQAGLYPAEDTVTGVWTHESGVVGTGSWCFVVDENSEEDYIQIIGEKGEICLPCFNHGDLIVKNQKGTEKLSFDNPQHISQNLVEQLVNELLGDGKCVSTGKSAARTSWVLDEMVKDYYNETH
- a CDS encoding lactate racemase domain-containing protein — translated: MIYFEKGSAETALSADDLKNGLFAAFEKIGAKQKVLAVPPDYTRLPSRAGELTEFTWEYFGERLTDVLPALGTHTPMTMEQISHMFGKMPTELIRDHDWRNDVITLGTVPAEFVKEVSEGAVNYSWPAQVNKILVEGNYDLILSIGQVVPHEVVGMANYNKNIFVGTGGAEGINKSHYIGAAYGMERMMGRADTPVRKIFNYASEHFSNHLPIVYVQTVVGLNQDGKLQTYGLFIGDDFEVFDKAAKLSLEVNFEMVEKPIKKAVVWLDPTEFKSTWLGNKSIYRTRMALADGAELIVLAPALKEFGEDTQIDALIRKYGYFGTPHTLKLVKENEDLQNSLGAAAHLIHGSSEGRFNITYCPGKKEGNLTQQEIESVGFKYGDYDDVTAKYDPGKLKDGFNTMPDGEEIFYISNPAIGLWAYRERFDY